A single genomic interval of Pieris brassicae chromosome 14, ilPieBrab1.1, whole genome shotgun sequence harbors:
- the LOC123718229 gene encoding oocyte zinc finger protein XlCOF28-like — protein sequence MNTNSLCRCCLARPPDKELKSSYTCFGKHEIYADMLKDCFEIHLPIDISGVDGGICEICITRLRDSFDFKHQVLRCQKEFQLAIKDIKKEEMTNVKEEVIDDGDSYFFDMTTALPDIDSEDKLAEIFGLKDIKRKRRRKRLTEDDDCDDLPLKIFSTKNADISDNAKHSYNVNKILKYSNCTPFFNKTLSGIVCASCKTTCTNINELRTHVQDNHADTQHTDKRLDKSNISIKIDISDLHCKLCLKRVQNIPTLKKHLTSEHNEKFFPDIYDYIFEFKLTDGDILNCALCNSTFETFKMLLQHMNGHYRNYICDECDMGFINRHRLKNHKRTHEIGDFKCTYCDKVFTTLVRRKCHEKYTHNTSARYTTNCPHCDKTFNSYYQRNRHMYDEHNISAATYKCNVCDKSFILKSKLTSHIKKVHLMERNHKCPLCEQGFFIKQSLDEHMVRHNGERVFSCTVCHKAYARKKTLREHMRIHNNDRRFKCGLCGLAFVQKCSMKSHMLSNHGISLMEFENAAKAISVKAN from the exons ATGAATACAAATTCGTTGTGCCGGTGTTGTTTGGCTCGGCCCCCCGACAAAGAGCTAAAATCATCGTACACTTGCTTTGGAAAACACGAAATATATGCCGATATGTTAAAAGATTGCTTTGAAATTcat TTACCAATAGACATCTCAGGTGTTGATGGCGGTATATGCGAGATATGCATAACTCGTCTCCGAGACTCATTTGACTTCAAGCATCAAGTGTTAAGATGTCAGAAGGAGTTTCAGTTGGCCATTAAAGATATCAAGA AGGAAGAAATGACAAATGTGAAGGAGGAAGTGATAGATGATGGCGACAGTTACTTTTTTG ATATGACTACAGCCCTACCAGACATAGACTCGGAAGATAAATTAGCGGAAATATTTGGCTTGAAGGATATCAAACGGAAGAGAAGACGTAAGAGACTTACAGAGGATGATG ATTGTGACGACCTGCCATTGAAGATATTTAGCACGAAAAATGCTGATATATCAGATAACGCGAAACATTCATACAACGTGaacaaaatactaaaatactcTAATTGTACgccattttttaataagacgCTCAGTGGAATCGTTTGCGCATCGTGCAAGACGACTTGTACAAACATAAACGAATTACGCACACACGTGCAAGACAACCACGCGGACACACAACACACGGACAAACGACTCGACAAAagtaatatatctataaaaattgACATTTCCGATTTACATTGTAAACTGTGTTTGAAACGCGTGCAAAATATACCGACTTTAAAAAAGCATTTGACATCCGAACACAACGAGAAGTTCTTCCCCGatatatatgattatatattcGAGTTCAAACTAACCGACGGTGATATACTCAACTGCGCGTTGTGCAACTCGACATTCGAAACGTTCAAAATGCTGCTGCAACACATGAACGGCCATTACCGTAATTACATTTGTGACGAGTGTGATATGGGTTTCATAAATAGACACCGTCTCAAAAATCACAAACGTACACACGAAATAGGCGATTTTAAGTGCACGTATTGCGATAAAGTGTTCACGACACTCGTGCGCAGGAAATGCCACGAGAAATACACACATAACACGAGCGCGCGCTACACGACAAACTGTCCGCACTGCGACAAAACGTTCAACAGTTATTATCAAAGGAATCGGCATATGTATGACGAACACAACATTTCCGCGGCAacttataaatgtaatgtttgCGATAAgtcgtttattttaaaatccaaaTTGACCTCGCATATCAAGAAGGTGCATCTGATGGAGAGGAACCACAAGTGTCCCCTATGCGAGCAGGGCTTCTTCATCAAGCAGTCGCTAGACGAGCACATGGTACGACATAATGGGGAGAGGGTGTTCAGTTGCACGGTGTGCCATAAGGCGTACGCGAGAAAGAAGACGTTGCGAGAGCATATGCGGATACATAATAATGATAGGCGGTTCAAATGTGGTTTGTGTGGGCTGGCGTTTGTCCAGAAATGTAGTATGAAGAGTCATATGCTGTCGAATCATGGTATTTCGCTGATGGAGTTCGAAAATGCCGCTAAAGCTATCAGTGTTAAAGCTAATTAA